The following coding sequences lie in one Alosa sapidissima isolate fAloSap1 chromosome 15, fAloSap1.pri, whole genome shotgun sequence genomic window:
- the LOC121684018 gene encoding vomeronasal type-2 receptor 1 has translation MEFRGYEIKCKLLVYAIVVIYFCTTADAQASCKLKAKFNLNGYKSVEKKTVVIGGMFSVHNHLASTASNTTSEPVSTGCEGFNFRAFRWTQTMLFAIKEINASPDLLPETDLGYVIYDSCFTISKAVEGTLTYLTGQDEAVPNYRCGSGPPLAALVGAGGSDLSIATARILGLYYFPQVSYSSSCSVLESQFQFPTFLRTIPSDVHQSSAMAQVVLHFGWTWVGTIASDDDYGKYGIKEFKEQVEEAGVCISFSETLPKFSSSEDIQRIVQAVVKSTAKIVVVFSSDVDLSPLLDELLRQNVTNRTWIASEAWVTSAAIARHPGIQQVLGGTLGFGLRHADIPGLQAHLLNIDPYEHPLTEEFWETAFNCTLDYGRALRNGKARAVRAALEAGNTTATRAVARVVPEGLCSGRESLQHLNNTYTDVSQLRLTYSVYKAVYTVAHALHNLEHCEPGKGPFENGTCADIDNFEPWQLMYYLKNVQFVVRHTGERFEFKDGDVDGLYDIINWQMTPAGELSYVQVGFYNSTAPDNSRMTINNASIIWNNDVLEVPHSVCSEICQPGTRKGIRQGEPVCCFDCIPCADGEISNTTDSRACIQCSEDYWSNANRDTCVPKTIEFLDFGEPLGITLIAISAFGALVTIVVAGVFLVHLRTPMVQVNDALLSFFLLFSLVVTFLCSIVFLGEPHPWSCMTSQVALALGFALCLSSIMGKSVILMLRARAIKQVRSAAKAAAKAAAAAAAAEQSPDVVQTTPAPPAPKTDADALKPAHQRAMAVVCTLVQAVACTVWLCLLPPHPTKNMASQNIKIILECDPGSVVFISCIFAYDILLALLAFGFAFTARKLEDHFSEAKSITFGMLVFFIVWISFVPAYLSTRGKFMVAVQIFAILASSFGLLACIFLPKCYVLLVKPERNTQEQMRPQVKGADGSNTGTSASLTTTTVSTVSVDG, from the exons ATGGAGTTCAGGGGGTATGAGATTAAATGTAAGTTACTAGTTTATGCTATAgtagttatttatttttgcacaaCGGCTGACGCGCAGGCGAGTTGTAAATTGAAGGCCAAATTCAATTTAAATGGTTATAAAAGTGTGGAAAAGAAAACGGTGGTCATAGGCGGCATGTTTTCCGTTCACAACCACCTTGCTTCAACTGCTAGCAACACGACATCGGAACCTGTATCGACTGGATGCGAAGG ATTTAACTTCCGTGCCTTCCGCTGGACACAGACCATGCTGTTTGCCATTAAGGAAATAAATGCTAGTCCAGACCTCCTGCCAGAGACAGATCTGGGCTACGTCATCTATGACTCGTGCTTCACCATCTCCAAAGCAGTGGAGGGCACCCTGACCTACCTCACAGGGCAGGACGAGGCCGTGCCCAACTACCGCTGTGGCTCTGGACCCCCACTGGCTGCTCTAGTGGGGGCGGGCGGGTCTGACCTCTCCATCGCCACAGCTCGCATCCTAGGCCTCTACTACTTCCCTCAG GTGAGTTATTCATCGTCCTGCTCTGTGCTGGAGAGTCAGTTCCAGTTCCCCACGTTCCTGCGCACCATCCCCAGTGATGTCCACCAGTCCTCAGCCATGGCCCAGGTGGTGCTGCACTTCGGCTGGACGTGGGTGGGCACTATAGCGTCTGATGACGACTATGGCAAGTACGGCATCAAGGAGTTCAAGGAGCAGGTGGAGGAGGCGGGCGTGTGCATCTCCTTCTCCGAGACACTGCCCAAGTTCAGCTCGTCCGAGGACATCCAACGGATCGTGCAGGCAGTGGTGAAGTCCACTGCCAAGATCGTCGTAGTCTTCTCCTCGGACGTGGACCTCAGCCCGCTGCTGGACGAGCTGCTCCGGCAGAATGTCACCAACCGCACGTGGATTGCCAGCGAGGCCTGGGTCACCTCGGCAGCCATCGCGCGCCACCCGGGCATACAGCAGGTGCTGGGTGGCACGCTGGGCTTCGGCCTGCGCCACGCCGACATCCCCGGCCTGCAGGCCCACCTGCTGAACATCGACCCGTACGAGCACCCGCTCACCGAGGAGTTCTGGGAGACGGCGTTCAACTGCACACTGGACTACGGCCGTGCCCTGCGCAACGGCAAGGCCAGGGCTGTGCGGGCGGCCCTGGAGGCCGGCAACACCACGGCGACCCGGGCAGTGGCCAGGGTGGTGCCAGAGGGCCTGTGCTCAGGCCGTGAGTCCCTGCAGCATCTGAACAACACCTACACAGACGTATCCCAGCTGCGGCTTACCTACAGCGTCTACAAGGCCGTCTACACTGTAGCGCATGCCCTGCACAACCTAGAGCACTGTGAGCCAGGGAAAGGGCCCTTTGAGAACGGGACCTGCGCAGACATTGACAACTTTGAACCTTGGCAG TTGATGTACTACTTGAAAAACGTCCAATTCGTTGTACGGCACACGGGTGAGAGGTTTGAATTCAAAGACGGAGATGTGGATGGCCTGTATGACATCATCAACTGGCAGATGACCCCAGCGGGGGAGCTCTCTTACGTACAGGTCGGCTTCTACAACAGCACCGCTCCAGACAACTCCAGGATGACCATAAACAATGCCTCCATCATCTGGAACAATGACGTCCTAGAG GTACCACActctgtgtgcagtgagatATGCCAACCAGGCACCAGGAAAGGCATCAGGCAGGGGGAGCCCGTCTGCTGCTTTGACTGCATCCCTTGTGCAGATGGAGAAATCAGTAACACTACAG ATTCTCGAGCATGTATCCAGTGCAGTGAGGACTACTGGTCCAATGCCAATCGTGACACCTGCGTGCCAAAGACCATTGAGTTCCTGGACTTTGGGGAGCCCCTGGGCATCACGCTGATTGCGATCTCTGCGTTCGGGGCGCTGGTGACCATCGTGGTGGCCGGCGTGTTCCTGGTGCACCTGCGCACGCCCATGGTGCAGGTGAACGACGCGCTGCTCAGCTTCTTCCTGCTCTTCTCGCTGGTGGTCACCTTCCTGTGCTCCATCGTCTTCCTCGGCGAGCCGCATCCCTGGTCGTGCATGACCAGCCAGGTGGCCCTGGCCCTGGGCTTCgccctctgcctctcctccatCATGGGCAAGTCCGTCATCCTCATGCTCCGCGCCCGTGCCATCAAGCAAGTCCGGTCTGCCGCAAAGGCCGCCGCcaaagcagcagcagccgccgcCGCTGCCGAGCAGAGCCCGGACGTCGTGCAGACCACGCCGGCTCCCCCTGCGCCCAAGACTGACGCGGACGCCCTCAAGCCGGCCCACCAGCGGGCGATGGCAGTGGTGTGCACCCTCGTCCAGGCGGTGGCCTGCACCGTGTGGCTGTGCCTGCTCCCCCCGCACCCCACCAAGAACATGGCCTCGCAGAACATCAAGATCATCCTGGAGTGCGACCCAGGCAGCGTGGTCTTCATCAGCTGCATCTTCGCCTACGACATCCTGCTGGCGCTGCTGGCGTTCGGCTTCGCCTTCACTGCCCGCAAGCTGGAGGACCACTTCAGCGAGGCGAAGTCCATCACCTTCGGCATGCTGGTCTTCTTCATCGTCTGGATCTCCTTCGTGCCGGCCTACCTGAGCACGCGTGGCAAGTTCATGGTGGCCGTGCAGATCTTTGCCATCTTGGCCTCCAGCTTCGGCCTGCTGGCCTGCATCTTCCTGCCCAAGTGCTACGTGCTGCTGGTCAAGCCCGAGCGGAACACCCAGGAGCAAATGAGGCCGCAGGTCAAGGGCGCGGACGGCTCCAACACGGGCACCTCCGCCtcgctcaccaccaccaccgtctCCACCGTGAGCGTGGACGGCTGA